In Cystobacter fuscus DSM 2262, the sequence GGCGCTCACCGAGGAGTTGGACCAGCTGGCCAGGGCCAACGACTGCACCCTCACCGGCTCGGGCTTCCAGGACGTGTTCTGGGGCAACCTCATCACCGTGCTGGCCGGCGCCACCCACCGCATCGATCGCATCGTGGGGCTGACCCAGTACAACGCGGATGACTACGGGAGCGCGCTGGCGCAGAAGCATGGCGTCGGACTCGATCCGGAGACCTTCGCGGCCAGGATTGGCGCCAGCAACTCACCCTCCTACGTCTGGAACTCCAACGAGTGGCTGTGCGCCCAGCTCGGCTGGCGTGTGCGAGACATCCGCCAGCAACTGCTGCCCACCACCCATACCGGGACGCTGCGCTCGGCGAGCCTCGGCCGTGAGGTTCCCGCCGGGCATGCCACGGGCATGAAGGCGGTGGTGGTGACGGAGACGCACGAGGGCCCGGTCATCGAGACGCACTGCGTGGGCAAGCTCTACGCGCCCGGCGAGGTAGACCTCAACGAGTGGACGCTGCGGGGCGAGCCCGACACCACGGTGACCATCCGCCAGCCGGCGACGCCCGCGCTCACGTGCGCCACCGTGCTCAACCGTCTGCCCCAACTGCTGGCCGCGCCCCCGGGCTTCGTCACCACCGACCGCTTCACGCCCGCCACCTATGTCTCCCGCCTGGAGACGGAGGCGTAAGGGGTCCCTTTCGTCCCCCGAGGAACACATGCGCTACTTCGAGGACTTCCAGGTCGGGCAGGTACACGAACTCGGTACGTACGAGGTGACGCGCGAGGAGCTCCTCGCGTTCGCCCGGCAGTATGACCCGCAGCCCTTCCATCTGGACGAGGAGGCGGGCCGGCGCTCCATCTACGGGAGCATCATCGCGAGCGGCTGGCAGACCGCGGCCATCTGCCACCGGTTGCTGGTGCGCGCCGTGTTGGAGGACTCCGCCAGCATGGGCTCGCCGGGCCTGGACGAGCTGCGCTGGTTGCGGCCGGTGCGGCCCGGGGACACGCTCTCCGCGCGCATCGAGGTGCTCGAGGTCTCGCCCTCGCGCAGCAAGCAGGATCGCGGCAGCGTCAAGACGCGCATGGAGGTGCGCAACCAGCAGGGCGAGGTGGTGATGACGGAGCTCGCCAGCGTGCTCTTCCGCCGCCGGCCCGCGACGACTCAAGGGAGCGGGGGCTCGTCCCGGAATGGGGAGAATGGAAATGATTGATTACACGAGGCTGGGCAAGACGGGGGCGTAGGTGAGCCGGGTGTGTCTCGGGGCCATGACGATGGGAACCCTCATGGGCAGGGACGAATCATTCCGCACGCTGGACTTCTTCGCCGAGCAGAACGGAAATTTCATCGATACGGCGAACTGCTATTCCTGGTGGGTCGGGAAGGGGGAGAACGTCGGGGACGAGAGCGAGGCCATGCTCGGGGAGTGGATGCATGCGCGGAAGAACCGGGAGCGGGTATTGTTTCCTGCGGCCCGCCGCCGGAGCCAATCTGGGCGTCGCGGTTCATGCGGACGGCGAGTTCTTCGATTACCTCGCGGAGAACCCCTCGATGACCCTGCTCGCGTACTCACCCTTGTTGAAGGGTATCTACGCGAGCAGGGAAAAGCGGCTCGCGTACTACAACTGGCCCCTCTTCGATACGCCCGATTCCGCCGCGCGCCTCGAACGGCTCGAGGTGGTGGGGAAGCGCTTGGGCATCGACGGCAACACCCTGGTGCTTGCTTGGATGCTGCACCGCGAGCCGGCGATCATTCCGGTCGTGGGCGGCAGCCGGTTCAACCATTTCCGGGAGAATTTCGCCGCGCTTGACGTTCGGCTCGATCGGGAGACGATGGATTACCTGGAGGGCAGAAGCACATCGGCATGAAGCCAGGAGGCGTTCTACGACGGCATCAAAGACAAGCCGCGGACCACCTTTGGCAACGTCAAGGCGGACGTGATCGCGGACAAGGAGCGACTGTTCGTCCGCGGCGACTTCTGCCGTGTCATTCGAGAATCGGCCTGGCGAGGGTAGGACCGCCCACGTCGAAACCCGACGATGGGACCGGGTGGGATTCATCCCGGTCCCATCGTGACACTCACTACTTAGGGGTCAGCTTGCGCAGCGCGCCGTCGCTGCCGCCCTTGACGTACCAGATGCTGCCATCGATCGGCGACACCTTCAGCGCGCGCACCGCACCGGTGTACACGCCGTTCGCGGCGCGGCCGTAGCGCTCGACGCCCGTGACGTTGTTGGTCGCCGGGTCGATCACCGCGCGGTACAGCGCGATGGACGAGGTGGCGCCGAGCAGGGCGGAGCCCTTCCACTGCGGGAACAGGTTGCCGTTGTAGAACGCCAGCCCGGAGGGCGACATGGAGTTGGTGGTGGAGAACCAGCCCCAGTACGCCGCCGGCGGCGTGAACTGCGGCGCGGTGTCGTGGCGCGGATACGGCTGGCCCGGCATGTAGGCATCGCCGTTGTAGTGGTTGCCGTTGCTCACCAGCGGCCAGCCGTAGTTGCCGCCCTTGGCGATGAAGTTGAACTCGTCGCCGGAGGCGGGACCCATCTCATTGAGCCACAGGTTGCCGCTGCCGTCGAACGCCAGGCCGTAGGGATTGCGGAAGCCCTTGGCCCACACCTGCCCGCGCACGCCGCCCAAGGACGCCTCGGGGTTGTCGCTGGGGGTGCTGCCGTCGAGGTTCAGGCGGATGATCTTGCCCAGCGCGCTGTCCGTCTGCTGCGCGACGTGCCCGCGGTCGCCATTGGCGGCCGGGATGTCGCCGTCGCCGACGGCGAGGAAGACGTGCTGGCCATTCGGCGCGAACGCGATGCGCGCGCCCGGCTGGCCGCGGATCGAATAGCTCGACGGCTCCTGCCAGATGACCTGGAGGTTGGCGAGGGTCGCGGTACCGGCGCTCTCGTCGAGGCGCGCGGACGCCAGCGTGAGGTGGTTGTTGTTGTCCGCGCCCTTGGCCACGTAGCTGAACCACAGCTTGCGATCCTGGGCGAAGGTCGGCGAGGTCGCCACGTCGTGGAGGCCGCTCTGACCGCCACCACCGTTGGCGCCCACCGAGACCGGCAGGCCGCTGATGGACGTCTTCGCGCCCGCGGCCGTCACGATGTACATGCGGTCACTCTTCTCGGTGACCACCACACGGCCGTCGGGCAGGAAGTCGAGGCCCCACGGGTTGTTGAACGTTGCCACGTCGGTGATGTTGAACGGCGCCGCGGGTTCCGTCTGGTTGCCGGTGATGCGCGCGTTGTACGACACGGTGGGCGCCGTGCCCGGCGTGGCCGGCGGCGGGTCGGTCGGGTCGGTCGGGTCGCCGCTGGGTCCGTAGACCTCGAACTCGAACAGCGAGTAGCCGTACTGGGTGTTCTTCTGCGTGCCGTGCATGCTGACGTAGCGCGCCGAGACGGCATTGAACGAGATGTCTTCCGTGCCGCCCTGGC encodes:
- a CDS encoding NAD(P)H-dependent amine dehydrogenase family protein, producing the protein MSKRPIRIIQWGCGLMGQTLIRTLREKGAELVGAIDHNAARRDRDAGEVAGLGQSLGVRIHPPDQADAVFREARADVCILCTRSIMSELAGALRVAARHGVNAITIGEEAFYPWTTSQALTEELDQLARANDCTLTGSGFQDVFWGNLITVLAGATHRIDRIVGLTQYNADDYGSALAQKHGVGLDPETFAARIGASNSPSYVWNSNEWLCAQLGWRVRDIRQQLLPTTHTGTLRSASLGREVPAGHATGMKAVVVTETHEGPVIETHCVGKLYAPGEVDLNEWTLRGEPDTTVTIRQPATPALTCATVLNRLPQLLAAPPGFVTTDRFTPATYVSRLETEA
- a CDS encoding MaoC family dehydratase, with the protein product MRYFEDFQVGQVHELGTYEVTREELLAFARQYDPQPFHLDEEAGRRSIYGSIIASGWQTAAICHRLLVRAVLEDSASMGSPGLDELRWLRPVRPGDTLSARIEVLEVSPSRSKQDRGSVKTRMEVRNQQGEVVMTELASVLFRRRPATTQGSGGSSRNGENGND
- a CDS encoding aldo/keto reductase, encoding MRGRTGSGYCFLRPAAGANLGVAVHADGEFFDYLAENPSMTLLAYSPLLKGIYASREKRLAYYNWPLFDTPDSAARLERLEVVGKRLGIDGNTLVLAWMLHREPAIIPVVGGSRFNHFRENFAALDVRLDRETMDYLEGRSTSA
- a CDS encoding PQQ-dependent sugar dehydrogenase, whose amino-acid sequence is MRRVPHSFLLLAGLTAAPCAFAQSTVNLALNRPVSASSTENPDALKAANANDGRLDTRWGSEFVNPSWITVDLGSEQSIGRVVLRWENAHATVYTIQVSNDGTNWTTVYTNASGQGGTEDISFNAVSARYVSMHGTQKNTQYGYSLFEFEVYGPSGDPTDPTDPPPATPGTAPTVSYNARITGNQTEPAAPFNITDVATFNNPWGLDFLPDGRVVVTEKSDRMYIVTAAGAKTSISGLPVSVGANGGGGQSGLHDVATSPTFAQDRKLWFSYVAKGADNNNHLTLASARLDESAGTATLANLQVIWQEPSSYSIRGQPGARIAFAPNGQHVFLAVGDGDIPAANGDRGHVAQQTDSALGKIIRLNLDGSTPSDNPEASLGGVRGQVWAKGFRNPYGLAFDGSGNLWLNEMGPASGDEFNFIAKGGNYGWPLVSNGNHYNGDAYMPGQPYPRHDTAPQFTPPAAYWGWFSTTNSMSPSGLAFYNGNLFPQWKGSALLGATSSIALYRAVIDPATNNVTGVERYGRAANGVYTGAVRALKVSPIDGSIWYVKGGSDGALRKLTPK